A window of the Hordeum vulgare subsp. vulgare chromosome 5H, MorexV3_pseudomolecules_assembly, whole genome shotgun sequence genome harbors these coding sequences:
- the LOC123399792 gene encoding peroxidase 55-like, which translates to MERRGRGGCFCLLAVSAVVVLAAAAAAVGEAKLSPDHYRATCPRVESIVRSAVARKVRATFVTVPATLRLFFHDCFVQGCDASVMVASSGNDAEKDAPDNQSLAGDGFDTVVRAKAAVEKACPGVVSCADVLALAARDVVSMSSGPSWKVELGRLDGLVSKAGDVAGRLPGPDMRPDAIAALFDGNGLAVRDMVALSGAHTVGFSHCARFAGRLYRRGAVDPSYSPSYARQLMAACPQDVDPTIAVDMDPVTPTVFDNKYYANLAAGLGLFASDQALHDGAASRPAVEGFAGNQTLFFEAFKEAMVKLGRVGVKSGGDGEIRRDCTAFNT; encoded by the exons ATGGAGCGGCGGGGAAGGGGCGGCTGCTTCTGCTTGCTCGCCGtgtcggcggtggtggtgttggcggcggcggcggcggccgtcgGCGAGGCGAAGCTGTCGCCGGACCACTACCGCGCGACGTGCCCGCGCGTGGAGTCGATCGTGCGGTCGGCCGTGGCCAGGAAGGTCAGGGCGACCTtcgtcaccgtccccgccaccctCCGCCTCTTCTTCCACGACTGCTTCGTCCAG GGCTGTGACGCGTCGGTGATGGTCGCGTCCAGCGGCAACGACGCCGAGAAAGACGCGCCGGACAACCAGTCCCTCGCCGGCGACGGCTTCGACACCGTCGTCCGCGCCAAGGCCGCCGTCGAGAAGGCCTGCCCCGGCGTCGTCTCCTGCGCCGACGTCCTCGCCCTCGCCGCCCGGGACGTCGTCTCCATG TCGTCGGGCCCGAGCTGGAAGGTGGAGCTCGGCCGGCTGGACGGGCTCGTCTCCAAGGCGGGCGACGTCGCGGGCAGGCTGCCGGGCCCGGACATGCGGCCCGACGCCATCGCCGCGCTGTTCGACGGCAACGGCCTCGCCGTGCGCGACATGGTCGCGCTCTCGGGCGCGCACACCGTCGGCTTCTCCCACTGCGCGCGCTTCGCGGGGCGGCTCTACCGGCGCGGCGCGGTGGACCCGTCGTACAGCCCGTCGTACGCGCGGCAGCTGATGGCGGCGTGCCCGCAGGACGTCGACCCGACCATCGCCGTCGACATGGACCCCGTCACGCCCACCGTCTTCGACAACAAGTACTACGCCAACCTCGCCGCGGGCCTGGGGCTGTTCGCCTCCGACCAGGCGCTGCACGACGGCGCCGCCTCGCGGCCGGCCGTGGAGGGGTTCGCCGGGAACCAGACGCTCTTCTTCGAGGCGTTCAAGGAGGCCATGGTCAAGCTGGGTAGGGTAGGGGTGAAGAGCGGCGGGGACGGGGAGATCAGACGAGACTGCACCGCATTCAACACGTAG
- the LOC123399793 gene encoding transmembrane emp24 domain-containing protein p24beta2-like, whose amino-acid sequence MMDGRGLRLGYFLVLCLVPFLRHAVAIRFVMDRGECFSHNIDYEGDTVHVSFVVIKADTPWHYSEDGVDLVVKDPNGNQLHDSRAKVSDKFEFMVQKRGVHRFCFTNKSPYHETVDFDVHVGHFSYFDQHAKDEHFGPLFEQMRKLDEDLYNIQFEQHWLTAQTDRQAILNENMSKRAIHKALLESAALIAASAVQVYLLRRLFERKLGASRV is encoded by the exons ATGATGGACGGGAGGGGTTTGAGATTGGGTTACTTCTTGGTCCTATGCCTCGTGCCATTCTTGCGCCATGCCGTGGCCATTCGGTTTGTGATGGACAGGGGAGAGTGCTTCTCTCACAATATTGATTATGAAGGGGACACAGTTCATGTGTCATTTGTTGTGATCAAGGCAGACACCCCGTGGCACTATAGCGAGGATGGTGTCGATCTCGTG GTGAAAGACCCTAATGGCAATCAACTCCATGATTCTCGTGCGAAGGTTAGTGATAAGTTCGAATTCATGGTTCAAAAGAGAGGTGTCCACCGTTTCTGCTTCACCAATAAGTCCCCGTATCATGAAACTGTGGACTTCGATGTGCATGTTGGTCATTTTTCGTATTTTGACCAGCATGCCAAAGATG AGCATTTTGGTCCTTTGTTTGAACAAATGAGAAAGTTGGATGAAGATCTGTACAACATTCAGTTTGAACAGCATTGGCTAACTGCCCAAACGGACCGCCAAGCAATAT TAAACGAGAACATGAGCAAGAGGGCGATTCACAAGGCACTCCTCGAATCAGCTGCCCTTATTGCAGCCAGTGCTGTGCAGGTCTACTTGCTGCGGCGCCTCTTCGAGCGTAAGCTGGGTGCATCTAGGGTCTAA
- the LOC123399794 gene encoding 60S ribosomal protein L7a-2-like: MAPKRGGKAPVPAKKKAADKVVNPLFEKRPKQFGIGGALPPKKDLHRFVKWPKVVRIQRQRRILKQRLKVPPALHQFTRTLDKNLATNLFKMLLKYRPEDKAAKKERLLKRAQAEAEGKTVEAKKPIVVKYGLNHVTYLIEQSKAQLVVIAHDVDPIELVVWLPALCRKMEVPYCIVKGKSRLGSIVHKKTASVLCLTTVKNEDKLEFSKILEAIKANFNDKFDEVRKKWGGGVMGSKSQAKTKARERLIAKEAAQRMN, encoded by the exons ATG GCCCCGAAGCGAGGCGGCAAGGCGCCGGTGCCggcgaagaagaaggcggcg GACAAGGTGGTGAACCCGCTGTTCGAGAAGAGGCCGAAGCAGTTCGGCATCGGCGGGGCGCTGCCGCCCAAGAAGGACCTCCACCGGTTCGTCAAGTGGCCCAAGGTCGTGCGCATCCAGCGCCAGCGCCGCATCCTCAAGCAGCGCCTCAAGGTGCCCCCGGCGCTCCACCAGTTCACCCGCACCCTCGACAAGAACCTCG CCACCAACCTGTTCAAGATGCTTCTCAAGTACCGCCCTGAGGACAAGGCGGCTAAGAAGGAGAGGCTTCTGAAGAGGGCCCAGGCTGAGGCTGAGGGGAAAACCGTTGAGGCCAAGAAGCCAATTGTTGTGAAGTATGGTCTTAACCATGTCACTTACCTTATTGAGCAG AGCAAGGCTCAGCTGGTTGTCATCGCTCATGATGTTGACCCAATTGAGCTGGTTGTGTGGCTCCCAGCCCTATGCAGGAAGATGGAGGTCCCATACTGCATTGTTAAGGGAAAATCACGCCTTGGATCG ATCGTTCacaagaagaccgcctccgttcTGTGCCTCACCACTGTGAAGAACGAGGACAAGCTTGAGTTCAGCAAGATCTTGGAGGCTATCAAG GCGAACTTCAATGACAAGTTCGATGAGGTCAGGAAGAAGTGGGGTGGTGGTGTCATGGGCTCCAAGTCGCAGGCGAAGACCAAGGCCAGGGAAAGGCTCATCGCCAAGGAGGCTGCGCAGAGGATGAACTAA
- the LOC123399797 gene encoding auxin-responsive protein SAUR50-like, translating to MGMSEKSLAKRKAGLITKTLDRCWSTPMRNKPAEGCFSVYVGAGRQRFVVRTECVNHPLFRALLEEAEEVFGYASAGPLELPCNAEAFAGVLEQIKEEKQMAGGRRCGLSRGKSYRLLGTGQTVIIDRS from the coding sequence ATGGGCATGTCTGAGAAGAGCTTGGCCAAGAGGAAGGCTGGGCTGATCACCAAGACACTGGACAGGTGCTGGAGCACACCAATGAGGAACAAGCCTGCAGAGGGCTGTTTCTCTGTCTACGTCGGTGCCGGGAGGCAGCGGTTCGTGGTGCGGACAGAGTGCGTGAACCACCCGCTGTTCCGGGCGCTGCTCGAGGAGGCCGAGGAGGTGTTTGGGTACGCGTCCGCAGGCCCCCTCGAGCTACCCTGCAACGCCGAGGCGTTCGCCGGGGTGTTGGAGcagatcaaggaggagaagcagatggCTGGGGGGAGGAGGTGTGGCCTCTCCAGGGGGAAATCCTACCGGCTGCTTGGCACTGGTCAGACTGTCATCATCGATCGGTCGTAG
- the LOC123399796 gene encoding indole-3-acetic acid-induced protein ARG7-like — protein sequence MGMADKRPAARKAGLITKTLDRCWTTPARNSKPVEGCFSVYVGAGRQRFVVRTECLNHPLFRALLEEAEEVFGYADAGPLELPCNAEAFAGVLQQIKEEKQMAAGRRYGLVRRNSYRLLGTSRSVIIGRS from the coding sequence ATGGGCATGGCTGACAAGAGGCCGGCTGCAAGGAAGGCCGGGCTAATCACCAAGACGCTGGACCGGTGCTGGACCACGCCGGCGAGAAACAGCAAGCCCGTGGAGGGCTGCTTCTCGGTGTATGTTGGCGCTGGGAGGCAGCGGTTCGTGGTGCGGACAGAGTGCTTGAACCACCCGTTGTTCCGAGCTCTGTTGGAGGAGGCCGAGGAGGTGTTTGGGTACGCGGACGCAGGGCCCCTCGAGCTTCCCTGCAACGCTGAGGCGTTTGCCGGGGTGCTGCAGcagatcaaggaggagaagcagatggCGGCAGGAAGGAGGTACGGCCTTGTCAGGAGGAACTCCTACCGGCTGCTCGGCACCAGCCGGTCTGTCATCATCGGACGGTCGTAA
- the LOC123396429 gene encoding indole-3-acetic acid-induced protein ARG7-like, translating into MGMAEKGSAARKTGLITKTLDRCRSTTARSNKPTEGCFSVYVGAGRQRFVVRMECLNHPLFQALLEEAEEAFGYADAGPLQLPCNTEAFASVLERIEEEKHMAVGRRHGLARGNSYRLLSTGRPVIVGRS; encoded by the coding sequence ATGGGCATGGCTGAAAAGGGGTCGGCGGCGAGGAAGACCGGGCTGATCACCAAGACGCTGGACCGGTGCCGGAGCACCACAGCGAGGAGCAACAAGCCAACGGAGGGCTGCTTCTCGGTGTACGTCGGCGCGGGCAGGCAGCGGTTCGTGGTGCGGATGGAGTGCTTGAACCACCCGCTCTTCCAGGCACTGCTTGAGGAGGCCGAGGAGGCGTTCGGGTACGCGGACGCAGGTCCCCTCCAGCTGCCCTGCAACACCGAAGCGTTCGCCAGCGTGCTGGAGAGGATCGAGGAGGAGAAGCATATGGCGGTGGGGAGGAGGCACGGCCTCGCCAGGGGGAACTCCTACCGACTGCTCAGCACCGGCCGGCCTGTCATCGTTGGCCGGTCGTAG
- the LOC123397529 gene encoding auxin-induced protein 10A5-like: MGTAEKGSAARKAGLIAKTLDRCRSTTARNKPAEGCFSVYVGDDMQRFVVRTECLNHPLFRALLEEAEEAFGYADAGPLELPCNTEAFTKVLEKIEEEKHVAVGRRHGLARGNSYRSLGAAWPMIVGRS, translated from the coding sequence ATGGGCACGGCCGAGAAGGGGTCGGCGGCGAGGAAGGCCGGGCTGATCGCCAAGACGCTGGACCGGTGCCGGAGCACGACGGCGAGGAACAAGCCGGCAGAGGGCTGCTTCTCGGTGTACGTCGGCGATGACATGCAGCGGTTCGTGGTGCGGACGGAGTGCTTGAACCACCCACTGTTCCGGGCGCTGCTGGAGGAGGCCGAGGAGGCGTTTGGGTACGCGGACGCAGGCCCCCTCGAGCTGCCCTGCAACACCGAGGCGTTCACCAAGGTGCTGGAGAAGATCGAGGAGGAGAAACATGTGGCGGTGGGGAGGAGGCACGGCCTCGCCAGGGGGAACTCTTATCGGTCGCTTGGAGCTGCCTGGCCTATGATTGTTGGCCGGTCGTAA